Genomic window (Marmota flaviventris isolate mMarFla1 chromosome X, mMarFla1.hap1, whole genome shotgun sequence):
TTGCCATGTAACCAAAGAattccacatatattttttttctaaaatttatcaaatgtttAAAGTTACTAAACAATATGTAactttaaacatttgaaaatttctaGACCAGATGACCCCACATGACcttctaatatttttctctttctctcccctctatCCAGAGTTCTCAGCATTCCTTACTGCCCCTTTCACACTACACAACCCTATCCACTGTCAGCATCACTCTAGCTGTATCCCCCCTTCTAGTGTCTGTCACTTTGGGCCTTTTCCAGAGGCCCAGaagtaaataataacaataataataacacatGAGATCATCATGCTATGAAAATTCCCAATTGtgttttatgttaatatttaaacaatatttttaatactcAACATTTATACTTAGACCCATCTTTGATTTCAAAGCCCCAATAAGATTTAACCCTGGATTTCCTCTAAATTACAGGGGAGAAAGATAGATTTGCAATGGTGTCTTACCCTCACAGTATCCTATTCAATCCTAGGCAAAGAGGAGGACCCCAACATTTCTTAACCACATCCCAGGGTGACAAGGGATGTTAAATGTTCCTTGGTGGTGGTTCATACAAGCAACGGAATCATTGAGCACTCCCACTCATTTATAGGCTCTTTCTCCAGAGTGAATTCTCTGCTGCTAAACCAAGGCTGTGGATTCACTGAAGGAATTGCAACATTCATAGGACTGTTCTGCGGAATGAGTTTTCTGATGATGCATAAGGGATGAATTCCGGCTGAAGGCCTTCTCACATTGTTTACATATATAGGGTTTGTCTCTAGTGTGTGTCCTCAGGTGCTTTGTAAGGTGTGAGCTCTGgctgaaggccttcccacattctTTGCAATTGtggggtttctctccagtgtaaattccCTGATGTTCGATAAGGTATGCACTTCTgctaaaggcttttccacattctgtGCATTCATATGGCTTCTCCCCTGTGTGTGTTCTTTGATGGTGAATGAACCCTGAGGGGCCactaaaggcttttccacattcatcACATCTGTAGGGTTTCTCACCAGTATGGACAAAGAGATGCCTAGAGAGGGACGAGGTGTCTGTGAAGGCCTTGCCACATGCATCACATTTGTAGGGCCTCTCCCCAGTGTGGGTCCTGCAGTGCTGGGTCAGGTGCGTGCTTCTGTGGAGGGTCTTCCCACACTTGCcacactcatagggcttctccctaGTGTGGATGAACATGTGCTGGGTCAGGTGCATGCTCTTGgtgaaggccttcccacactcgTGGCACTTGTAGGGCTTCTCGCCCGTATGAGTCCTCAGATGCTGGTTAAGGGATGAGCTCTTGCTGAAGGCCTTCTCACACTCTGAACAGCTACAGAGCTTCTCTCCGGTGTGGATACATTGGTGGTCGATGAGAGATGAGCTCTGGgtaaatgctttgccacattcatTGCACTCATACAGCTTCTCCCCGCTGTGGATGCAAAGGTGCTCTGTCAGGTGTACACCCTGgccaaaggctttgccacactctttGCACCGGAAGGGCTTCTCTTTGGTGTGAGCTGTCTGGTGGTGGATGAGCAATGAGCTCTGGCTGAAGGCCTTCTCACACTCACTGCACTGAAAAGGCTGTTCCCCCATGTGAAACCTCAGGTGTTTGATCAGGGATGAGTTCTGGCTGAAGGCCTTCCTGCATTTGGGACAGGAGTATGGTTTCTCTCCCATGTGAATTCTCTTGTGCTGTACGAGCCCTGAGAGGCCGCTGAAGCCTTTCCCACAGTCAGGACACTTATAGGGCTTTTCTCCCCGGTGAGTCAGCATGTGATGACTGAGGGAAGAGGCATCTTTAAAGGCCTTCCTGCACTCCTGGCACTCATAGGGCCTCTCTCCCGTGTGGGTCCTGCGGTGCTGGGTCAGGTGTGTGCTTCTGCAGAAAGCATTCCCACACTTGCcacactcatagggcttctccccgtTGTGGATGCACATGTGCTGGATCAGGTGGGTGCTCTTGGTGAAGGTTTTCCCACACTCGTGGCACTCATAGGGCTTATCGCCCGTGTGGATTCTCTGGTGGTCACTGAGCGAGGAGCTCTGGCTGAAGGCCTTTCCACACTCACTACATTTAAagggtttctctcctgtgtgagaCTTCTGATGCTTTGTAAGTGAACAGCTCTGGCTGAAGGCCTTCCCACAGTCCTTGCATGTAAAGGGTTTGCCTCCAGTGTGACTTTCCTGAAGGCCAAACAAGGTGGAATGGTCCCGGAAGGAGTTCCCTTG
Coding sequences:
- the LOC114107152 gene encoding zinc finger protein 420-like; translation: MDKKPWQCTQQGNSFRDHSTLFGLQESHTGGKPFTCKDCGKAFSQSCSLTKHQKSHTGEKPFKCSECGKAFSQSSSLSDHQRIHTGDKPYECHECGKTFTKSTHLIQHMCIHNGEKPYECGKCGNAFCRSTHLTQHRRTHTGERPYECQECRKAFKDASSLSHHMLTHRGEKPYKCPDCGKGFSGLSGLVQHKRIHMGEKPYSCPKCRKAFSQNSSLIKHLRFHMGEQPFQCSECEKAFSQSSLLIHHQTAHTKEKPFRCSECEKAFSKSSSLNQHLRTHTGEKPYKCHECGKAFTKSMHLTQHMFIHTREKPYECGKCGKTLHRSTHLTQHCRTHTGERPYKCDACGKAFTDTSSLSRHLFVHTGEKPYRCDECGKAFSGPSGFIHHQRTHTGEKPYECTECGKAFSRSAYLIEHQGIYTGEKPHNCKECGKAFSQSSHLTKHLRTHTRDKPYICKQCEKAFSRNSSLMHHQKTHSAEQSYECCNSFSESTALV